A DNA window from Panthera tigris isolate Pti1 chromosome X, P.tigris_Pti1_mat1.1, whole genome shotgun sequence contains the following coding sequences:
- the LOC122235244 gene encoding 26S proteasome non-ATPase regulatory subunit 1-like, translated as MITSAAGIISLLDEEEPQLKEFALHKLNAVVNDFWAEISESVDKIEVLYEDEGFRSRQFAALVASKVFYHLGAFEESLNYALGAGDLFNVNDNSEYVETIIAKCIDHYTKQCVENADLPEGEKKPIDQRLEGIVNKMFQRCLDDHKYKQAIGIALETRRLDVFEKTILESNDVPGMLAYSLKLCMSLMQNKQFRNKVLRVLVKIYMNLEKPDFINVCQCLIFLDDPQAVSDILEKLVKEDNLLMAYQICFDLYESASQQFLSSVIQNLRTVGTPIASVPGSTNTGTVPGSEKDSDSMETEEKPGSVLVGKTPEVSPEPKDQTLKMIKILSGEMAIELHLQFLIRNNNTDLMILKNTKDAVRNSVCHTATVIANSFMHCGTTSDQFLRDNLEWLARATNWAKFTATASLGVIHKGHEKEALQLMATYLPKDTSPGSAYQEGGGLYALGLIHANHGGDIIDYLLNQLKNASNDIVRHGGSLGLGLAAMGTARQDVYDLLKMNLYQDDAVTGEAAGLALGLVMLGSKNAQAIEDMVGYAQETQHEKILRGLAVGIALVMYGRMEEADALIESLCRDKDPILRRSGMYTVAMAYCGSGNNKAIRRLLHVAVSDVNDDVRRAAVESLGFILFRTPEQCPSVVSLLSESYNPHVRYGAAMALGICCAGTGNKEAINLLEPMTNDPVNYVRQGALIASALIMIQQTEITCPKVNQFRQLYSKVINDKHDDVMAKFGAILAQGILDAGGHNVTISLQSRTGHTHMPSVVGVLVFTQFWFWFPLSHFLSLAYTPTCVIGLNKDLKMPKVQYKSNCKPSTFAYPAPLEVPKEKEKEKVSTAVLSITAKAKKKEKEKEKKEEEKMEVDEAEKKEEKEKKKEPEPNFQLLDNPARVMPAQLKVLTMPETCRYQPFKPLSIGGIIILKDTSEDTEELVEPVAAHGPKIEEEEQEPEPPEPFEYIDD; from the coding sequence ATGATCACCTCAGCTGCtggaattatttctcttctgGATGAGGAAGAACCACAGCTTAAGGAATTTGCACTACACAAATTGAATGCAGTTGTCAATGATTTCTGGGCAGAAATTTCTGAGTCTGTAGATAAAATAGAAGTTTTGTATGAAGATGAAGGTTTCCGGAGTCGGCAGTTTGCAGCCTTAGTGGCATCTAAAGTATTTTATCACCTTGGGGCTTTTGAGGAATCTCTGAATTATGCACTTGGAGCCGGTGACCTCTTCAATGTCAATGATAACTCTGAATACGTGGAGACTATTATAGCAAAATGCATTGATCACTACACCAAACAATGTGTGGAAAATGCAGATTtgccagaaggagaaaaaaaaccaattGACCAGAGATTAGAAGgaattgtaaataaaatgttccaGCGATGTCTAGATGATCACAAGTATAAGCAAGCTATTGGCATTGCTCTGGAGACACGAAGACTGGACGTCTTTGAGAAGACTATACTGGAGTCGAATGATGTCCCAGGAATGCTAGCCTATAGCCTCAAGCTCTGCATGTCTTTAATGCAGAATAAACAGTTTCGGAATAAGGTACTAAGAGTTTTAGTGAAAATCTACATGAATTTGGAGAAACCCGATTTCATCAATGTTTGTCAGTGCTTAATTTTCTTAGATGATCCTCAGGCCGTGAGTGATATCTTAGAAAAACTGGTCAAGGAAGACAACCTCCTGATGGCTTATCagatttgttttgatttgtatgaaAGTGCTAGCCAGCAGTTTTTGTCATCTGTAATCCAGAATCTTCGAACTGTTGGCACCCCTATTGCTTCTGTGCCTGGATCCACCAATACGGGTACTGTCCCaggatcagagaaagacagtgactcaatggaaacagaagaaaagccaGGTAGTGTGCTTGTAGGAAAGACACCAGAAGTGAGTCCAGAGCCCAAGGACCAGActttgaaaatgattaaaattttaagcGGTGAAATGGCTATTGAGTTACATCTACAGTTTTTAATACGAAATAATAACACAGATCTCATGATTCTAAAAAACACAAAGGATGCAGTACGGAATTCTGTATGTCACACAGCAACCGTTATAGCAAATTCTTTTATGCACTGTGGGACTACCAGTGACCAGTTTCTTAGAGATAACTTGGAATGGTTGGCCAGAGCCACTAACTGGGCGAAATTTACAGCTACAGCCAGTTTGGGTGTAATTCATAAGGGTCATGAGAAGGAGGCATTACAGTTAATGGCAACATATCTTCCCAAGGACACTTCTCCAGGATCTGCCTATCAGGAAGGTGGAGGTCTCTATGCATTAGGTCTTATTCATGCCAATCATGGTGGTGATATAATTGACTATCTGCTTAACCAGCTTAAGAATGCCAGCAATGATATCGTTCGACATGGGGGCAGCCTGGGCCTGGGTTTGGCTGCCATGGGGACTGCACGCCAGGATGTATATGACTTGCTAAAAATGAACCTTTATCAGGATGATGCTGTGACAGGGGAAGCAGCTGGCCTGGCCCTAGGTTTGGTTATGTTGGGCTCTAAAAATGCCCAGGCTATTGAGGACATGGTCGGCTATGCACAGGAAACTCAACATGAGAAGATCCTGCGTGGTCTTGCAGTTGGCATTGCATTAGTGATGTATGGGAGGATGGAGGAGGCTGATGCTCTCATTGAATCTCTCTGCCGTGATAAGGACCCAATTCTTCGACGATCTGGAATGTACACTGTAGCCATGGCTTATTGTGGCTCGGGTAACAACAAAGCTATCCGGCGCCTGCTACATGTTGCTGTAAGTGACGTTAATGATGATGTCAGGAGGGCAGCAGTAGAATCACTTGGGTTCATTCTTTTCAGGACCCCTGAACAGTGCCCCAGCGTTGTTTCATTGTTGTCAGAGAGTTACAATCCTCATGTGCGTTATGGAGCTGCTATGGCCCTAGGCATCTGCTGTGCTGGTACCGGAAACAAGGAggcaattaatttgctagaaccGATGACAAATGATCCTGTGAACTATGTGAGGCAAGGAGCTCTTATAGCTTCAGCTCTCATCATGATCCAGCAGACGGAAATCACTTGTCCAAAGGTGAATCAGTTCAGACAGCTGTATTCCAAAGTTATCAATGATAAACATGATGATGTCATGGCCAAGTTTGGCGCTATTTTGGCCCAGGGCATACTGGATGCAGGTGGTCATAATGTCACAATCTCCTTGCAGTCCAGGACTGGGCACACCCATATGCCTTCTGTAGTTGGCGTCCTTGTCTTTACCCAGTTCTGGTTCTGGTTTCCTCTTTCACACTTCCTGTCATTGGCTTATACCCCTACCTGTGTCATTGGCCTTAACAAGGACTTAAAGATGCCGAAAGTTCAGTATAAATCAAACTGTAAACCATCCACATTTGCATATCCTGCCCCTCTGGaagtaccaaaagaaaaagaaaaggaaaaggtttcCACTGCTGTGTTATCTATTACTGCCAAggctaaaaaaaaggaaaaagaaaaagaaaaaaaagaggaggagaaaatggaagttgacgaagcagaaaaaaaggaagaaaaagagaagaaaaaagaacctgaGCCAAACTTCCAGTTATTGGATAACCCAGCCCGAGTTATGCCTGCCCAGCTTAAGGTCCTGACCATGCCAGAGACCTGTAGATACCAGCCTTTCAAACCACTCTCCattggaggcatcataatcctgaAGGATACCAGTGAAGACACTGAAGAGCTGGTAGAACCTGTGGCAGCCCATGGCCCAAAAATTGAGGAAGAAGAACAAGAGCCAGAACCCCCAGAGCCATTCGAGTATATCGATGATTAA